AGTGCTCTCTCCATTACCGTACGGTACCGCCCGAGGGTCCTTGGGTCTTCCTCCGCAAAAGAAACACCGCGGCTCCACTTTTCCCCGAATCCGTCAGCGCATCCGCAGCGCATTCCATCACGCCTGTTCGTCGTCGACCTCGAAACTTGCAGGACACTCGtgcctcttccttttttcctctcgTCCCTATTCTTATGCAATCTGTTTCCAGACACTAGTTTCTCTTCAAGATACTGTTCTCGTCACTCGTGCTATCCCTCCAtattcccctctctccctcttcctcttcctcttctcttcctctctccccacctctcctctcctctcctctctctctctctctctctcgctcttctctttcctctcatTCCTCTACTTCCCCTCCTCCGAGTACTCGatctttccccctcccccctctcaccATACTTCGCTCCTCCTCTGGCCGGCCCTGCAGTACTCTCCGTCGCTCTTCCCTCGAAAGCTCTCCCGTTGTGCGGTTCGAAAGTTTGTCGATCTCTCCGAGAAATCACACTGTCGCCGATCTATACATCTCCACATTATTGTTATCCGGCGGATCGTCCCCGTGATCTCAACCCTTCACCATGGAGGGCTTTGACACCATGGCCATGCCACCTTTTCTAGCCAGCCCACTCTCCCTTGGTAATCTCCAGGGCACCGATTACCTCAATGCGATGCCCGGTCTCGACCTCCCAGATCACCGCTCCAATTTCGACTCAGAAACCTTTGTGAGGTAGGTTGATCCGGCATGACTGTCACGATTGAGATCGACGGCTGTCGTTGGTCTTTCGACCAGCAAGACCCTGCATCTGCAGGTTTCACTCATGAATtacctcttcccccccctccccctcttctcttgccAAATACACTCCCTTTGTCGCTGCCTCCAACTAGCTATACTCCACGATGACCCTTGAATTGGCCCAAGTGCTGATCAAACATCTTTCGTTTCGCACAGCGAGGATCTAGCTTTCAATCAGAATAGTTTGTCGCATTCAATAAAGCGCTTCTCGTCCGGCTATGATGATCCATTTAATGACATGGTCGCCCCGTTTGATCCCCTACCTCAAGAACAGCCACAAGACTCGTCTATCGACCACAATAATAAGCTGTTGAGCTTTTCGATTCCCGTGTATCATTTTACCCTCCTCGACTACTCTATGCGCCGCACCTCGCTCTCCGTCTCCGCCCAACTGCACGGCATGTTCTTTCTGGCCGAGTCACCCTACACTACTTCTCCATCCGAGAATCCTCCGCCACAATTAGGTGCCGAGTTGACCTGTTACCGCCGTAACCTCTTCCAAATTACCGGTTCCGTCACGTTGCCTCGGGGAATGCGTTATATCATGACGGACCAAGGCGATCGTATTCCAATCCTGGCCCAAGAGTTGACCGTATCGGCAACAGAGTCGGTGGAGGGTAATCCCGTCAAGATCATATCCGTTCCCTGGAAGACTCCCTCCGCTGCAGCCGCCGCCAACTCGGGGAGCACGCTCGAGGAACCCCTCCCGAGCGGTGCCGCCAAAGTAGAGAAGGAACCACCACCAATTCCCCTCGATATCATGGCGGGCCAGGATCTGGACACCGACTACGCGACCTTCCCGATCGCCTGGAAGCGATTGCAGTTCCGGGTTGCGACGGCGAACAACGGTCGACGGAAGGAATTGCAGCAACACTTTGTCGTGCGACTCAAGGTTGTCGCGACGCTCTCCACAGGAGCCAAGATTGCCATCTCCGAGGTACAATCGGGACCGGTGATTGTTCGTGGCCGCAGTCCACGCAATTTCCAGTCCCGTAAGGATCTGCCTCTGAGCGGCAGTGCGGCTGCCTCCCGCAAAAACCAGGCCaatgccgccgccgctgccgctcTCAACCGAACGCCCACCAGTGAATCGCTCCCTCGCCGTACCAGTGTGACCCCGGCCAAGAACAAGCCGGGCTCGGCGACAGCTCAGAGCAGCTCCCCCGAGACATCCTCAGTTCCACCCCCATCCATGATGCAGCAACCACCCTCACAACCCCCCGGTGATTGGACACCGATCCCTCCCCCCAACGCCAACGCCGTCTTACCCCGTCAGCCTCTGTACCCTCATTCCAGTCCCGAGCAGGTTTCCCAGGCCGCCGATGCGCAGCGCCGTGTCAGCATGGCGACAACGGCGGCAGCGTCCTCGGCGCCGATCAACCTGTCTCTCATGGATGACGATCCTGTCGGAGGTCATGACGGTGGTTTACATTTGGGCCATAAGATTCCAGCGGGGTTCCACCACAACGAGATGTCTCGGCAAAGGTCGATTAGTATTGATCAATCGGGTGCCCAACCACCCGCAAAGATGCGCAAGATGTCTCACCCCATGTCCCATCAGTCTGTCCGCAGTACCACCACgacctcctcggcctcattACCGCTTCTGGAGACGGCGAACCTTCCACATCAGTTCGTGTCCTCATTACCTTTCCCCAATGAAGGCACTGATTTCCTATATGAATACTTTCCTCTGGGATTGGACGATTGGCAAGCGCCCGTGGACGCCGTCTATCGACCCCATGTGGTTCACCACACGAATATGCCGGAAATGAAATTTGTCGCAGGTACTCGAGGTCGAAGCAAACGGTATTTTGCCGCCGAGGATGTTTTCTAAGCAGACGGATGCATCCTTTGGTGTTTGTGGCCGCGGAAGTCGGTCCTCGGGCTTGATGTCTACATTTCTTGACCTTTgcgccttcttttcttgtctctctctctccgtcgaGGGCCCGTCTCTTCCACCAGACGATGATGGTGAAAGCGTGATTGTTTCATCTATCTTCCGATTGCGCGGTCAATGTCTTTTTCTATCCTTTTATCTGCTTtgctttgatcttctttttcgtcaATCTCTTCCGGCTGGATGCTCTCTGGGGTCCAGTGTTCTCCAGAACCTGAATTGGTCTCTATTTGGCCACGTCTCGCGTTTGGAATATCGGGTTCTTGCAATTTGTCAGGTGTTTCGAGGGAGGGGGCCTTCAAAGGAGCGGAGTGATATGGATTCAGGTGTTTGTCCATTTTGTCCTTGTCTTATAATGTTGTATCTTTCCCACCAGGAGTTTTGAGAGCTCTTGGGAATTGTATTTGGGTGCGGGTGTTGTTGGTGTCACTCGAATGCGAAAATGGGCGAGTGCGGTGGCGTACTTTGGTTGCAAGGTTGGGGaaatctcttcttcttttcctttctctggTTCCTTTCGTTTGGGCGTCTTTTGAACTGGCTTTCACTTTTTTATCTCtgtgattctttttttcctcttcttgtcCAGTCTTTACGGTCGAGAAAATCAGCGCGATAGCGAGAGGATTTGAAAATTGAGCCATGCTCTTTGCCTCCCGGGGGGGGATCTTCTCTATGTTCTATATGATTTGAAAAATTCATACCTTCcagatctctctctctctctctatttgGACTGTTGTACTTTTGTCTTAGTCCTTTTGCATATAACCCCTCGAAATGCACGTCTGTGAGAAACTCCTCTCCTTGGAGAACAGCACGAAATATAAAGAAACCTATTCACATTTCCACTGGAACCACGACGGCCTCGTGTCAAAGGTACATCTTTTTTACATTCTCACACccgagagggagagaggacgGTAGAGAGATAATTTCAGCAAACGTCCGTACCTCCCTAGATAACCCCATGCAGTGCCCGGAGCTGGAGTCGATGAATTACATGAATTCCAGAGCACGGACTAGTGGATTGACACCCGACTTTGACAGGTACCAGGGAGCATCTCTAGGGAGCAAGTAATAAGTATTACGAATGGATCTCGAGTAGAGAGTGAATACATATTGAGGGAGATGAGGTTGTGGTTGATTAGGTAGGTGGGTATGGAAAGTCCATTTAGAATATTAAAAACATGCATATTCAATTGGAAGGAATGATTCATATGATGATTGTTCTTGTAATACAGACTCATGGAAATTGGATGtattcctctctctttcttctagATAGGCGGGTGGGCAGATGGTAGGTCTCACATCAGGGCTACTGCTTGTCGACGGATTCAATGGTTGCTTTTTcacctcctttttttttaaagaaaaaaatgcAGTCATGGCGGACGGGAATGAAATGTCTATATATTCTCAAATATTGGTCTCTCAATTTctttaattttttttggatttttctCGTCCAATCTCCCAACATTCCactctctttgtctctttcAAGACCCTTCTTCCTATAAATATCCCAATCCATCTCCCCCAATACTCTCCAAATCTCCTCGTATCTCCCACTCCGTCGCTCCCACTCGTCCCGAGATTTCCGCCTGACGCTGCTTCCCGAGACTCAACCACTGCCGCAACAGGTTCCCATCTATCATACCTCGACCACTGGTTCCGTCGCTTTCAACGGCGCGGAAGGCTCGCGGGTTCAATCCGCAGGGATGCTCGATGGTGTTGGTCAGTTGGGATTGGAGCGCGGAGAGTCGGCGGTAGGATTCTTCGGAGACGCTGGTGACGAGTGCGAGAGACCCGTTCTGCGATGCAATCAGGACATGATACGTGGCGTGGGCGGCTTGGTCGGTGTCAATCATCATGTCGTccggggaggaagaagagtcgagATTCTGTTGTTGCTCGCTCGGGACCGCGGTGCGAGGGAGCAGGGTCATTTGGGTCGCGAAGTTGCCGGTGTAGAATTTGCTGCGGTGTAAGAGACGGTCACCgttggaggatttggggTCTAATGGCGAGGACAAAGTCAGTTGGGGAACGAGCCTGTAGATTGGGATTCTTTCGGGACTCTAAAGAAAAggttttttctccctttttttaGACTGGGGTGATGGCTGGTGGTTACCTTCTGGGTCGTATTGCAAGACGTGCAAGTTACAGTCGCTATCGGAAACGACAATGTACAACTTGTTGCCATCCGGAAGAAACTCGGCGGATGCAACCTCGAGATATTCAGGGTCTTTGCCGAAGAGGCTCATCTTGTAAGGTTCTTCCTGGATGGGATGTTAgtgtttcttttcccttttcgaGTGACTCGATCGACACCATCGCTTGTTAGGATCATACCGAGTAGCCTGCAAACCATATCCCTTTGACTGCATCGCCCAATAGACACATTCCAGTACccttgagctccttggcGACCGAAACGTAGCATGACATGTCCATGAACGCCACGGGGAGAAGACTGCCGTCTTCTTTCAGTCCGCGGACCATGCATTTTGGCCCTTGCGCCACAATGATGAAGCCCTGTCCTCCAATCCCAGAGAGCGCTGTGACGGCTCCCTTGACTGTCTCTTTGCCgatgagcttgagcttgCGCCCTGTCTCTGGTCTCTCAGGATCCGGTACCACATTGATCACATCAAACACATAGATGCACCCACGGGCAGGGATGTCTTCGCCTTTGACGATGGCAGTGCCCACCACAATAAGATCCTTGCGCTCATGGGTGTTCTCGGATATTTCCATATTCACGTTCTTCACAGCAGTGATATGCTCAGCTGCTTCCAGTGGGTATTCGTCAATGACAGTCCACGTCTTGGGACTGACCACTTTCACTGAGCTTTGCGGCACCTGGGGACAGAAGGTAATCGACTCATTGCGCCATTCAGGATGCAGCTCGTCATTGTCGGGCAGTTTAAACTCGGCATTGTGACTGGTCCCCACGACATAGGTGTCAGATGTTGTTGAATAGGTCAGGTGGTCAATCTGCTCATCTAGCGAAACTTTGCG
This genomic window from Penicillium oxalicum strain HP7-1 chromosome III, whole genome shotgun sequence contains:
- a CDS encoding Protein pacG, which gives rise to MEGFDTMAMPPFLASPLSLGNLQGTDYLNAMPGLDLPDHRSNFDSETFVSEDLAFNQNSLSHSIKRFSSGYDDPFNDMVAPFDPLPQEQPQDSSIDHNNKLLSFSIPVYHFTLLDYSMRRTSLSVSAQLHGMFFLAESPYTTSPSENPPPQLGAELTCYRRNLFQITGSVTLPRGMRYIMTDQGDRIPILAQELTVSATESVEGNPVKIISVPWKTPSAAAAANSGSTLEEPLPSGAAKVEKEPPPIPLDIMAGQDLDTDYATFPIAWKRLQFRVATANNGRRKELQQHFVVRLKVVATLSTGAKIAISEVQSGPVIVRGRSPRNFQSRKDLPLSGSAAASRKNQANAAAAAALNRTPTSESLPRRTSVTPAKNKPGSATAQSSSPETSSVPPPSMMQQPPSQPPGDWTPIPPPNANAVLPRQPLYPHSSPEQVSQAADAQRRVSMATTAAASSAPINLSLMDDDPVGGHDGGLHLGHKIPAGFHHNEMSRQRSISIDQSGAQPPAKMRKMSHPMSHQSVRSTTTTSSASLPLLETANLPHQFVSSLPFPNEGTDFLYEYFPLGLDDWQAPVDAVYRPHVVHHTNMPEMKFVAGTRGRSKRYFAAEDVF